In Sorghum bicolor cultivar BTx623 chromosome 10, Sorghum_bicolor_NCBIv3, whole genome shotgun sequence, one genomic interval encodes:
- the LOC8068759 gene encoding putative cytochrome c oxidase subunit 5b-like: MWKRATSLLLRHHRSALGPRSPAASAAAASGLSRTQAPAPLFFSTLDAAGTRTRVEDVMPIATGLEREEIEAELQGKKRFDMDAPVGPFGTKEAPAVIQSYYNKRIVGCPGGEGEDEHDVVWFWLEKGKPHECPVCTQYFTLDVIGQGGSPDGHDDDDDHHHHHH; this comes from the exons ATGTGGAAGCGCGCCAcctccctcctcctccgccaccaCCGCTCCGCCCTCGGACCCCGCTCCCCGgcggcctccgccgccgccgcttctgGCCTCTCCCGCACGCAGGCGCCGGCACCCCTCTTCTTCTCTACTCTCG ATGCGGCGGGGACGAGGACGAGGGTGGAGGACGTGATGCCGATCGCCACGGGGCTCGAGCGCGAGGAGATCGAGGCCGAACTCCAG GGGAAGAAGAGGTTTGACATGGACGCGCCCGTCGGTCCCTTTGGCACCAAG GAAGCTCCTGCTGTGATTCAGTCATACTACAACAAAAGGATTGTTGGTTGCCCTGGCGGTGAAGGAG AAGATGAACATGATGTGGTGTGGTTTTGGTTGGAGAAAGGCAAGCCACATGAATGCCCTGTCTGTACTCAATATTTCACG CTTGATGTGATTGGGCAAGGAGGATCTCCAGATGGacatgatgatgacgatgaccatcaccaccaccatcacTAA
- the LOC8068760 gene encoding protein arginine N-methyltransferase PRMT10 yields MASLPNGAGAAAAASGSSGARPVDKEVDFANYFCTYAYLYHQKEMLCDRVRMDAYHSAVFRNAPHFQGKVVLDVGTGSGILAIWSAQAGARKVYAVEATNMAEHARELARANGVADIVEVIQGTVEDVELPEKVDVIISEWMGYFLLRESMFDSVISARDRWLKPDGVMYPSHARMWLAPIRTGLGDKKREDFDIAMDDWSLFVQDTQTYYGVNMNALTKAYRSEHEKYYLKSSIWNNLHPNQVIGQPAAIKEIDCLTATVDEIREVRAQVTLPLTMDARLSALAGWFDVHFRGSAQNPGVEEIELTTAPDEHGGTHWGQQVFLLTPPLSVTKGDNVNVSFSMVRSKENHRLMDMEFTYELHELSGRKHPAVTTKMYLE; encoded by the exons ATGGCGTCCCTCCctaacggcgccggcgccgccgccgccgcctctggTTCCTCCGGCGCGCGCCCGGTGGACAAGGAGGTGGACTTCGCCAACTACTTCTGCACCTACGCCTACCTCTACCACCAGAAGGAGATGCTCTGCGACCGTGTCCGCATGGACGCCTACCACTCCGCCGTCTTCCGCAACGCGCCGCACTTCCAGGGCAAG GTGGTCCTTGACGTGGGCACCGGGAGCGGCATCCTTGCCATCTGGAGCGCGCAGGCCGGGGCCAGGAAGGTGTACGCTGTCGAGGCGACTAACATGGCGGAGCACGCTCGCGAGCTTGCGCGCGCCAACGGCGTCGCGGACATTGTCGAGGTGATTCAGGGCACCGTGGAAGACGTTGAGCTTCCGGAGAAAG TTGATGTCATTATCTCAGAATGGATGGGCTACTTCCTTTTGAGAGAGTCCATGTTTGATTCTGTTATTTCTGCACGTGACCGCTGGTTGAAGCCAGATGGTGTAAT GTATCCTAGCCATGCTAGGATGTGGCTAGCACCCATAAGAACTGGTTTGGGTGACAAAAAGAGGGAAGATTTTGATATTGCTATGGATGACTGGAGCCTGTTTGTTCAGGACACTCAAACTTATTATGGGGTCAACATGAATGCTTTGACAAAGGCATATCGTTCAGAACATGAGAAATACTATTTGAAG TCTTCAATATGGAACAATCTTCATCCAAACCAAGTTATCGGTCAACCTGCAGCTATCAAGGAAATCGATTGCTTGACAGCCACTGTTGATGAGATCCGAGAAGTCAGAGCACAAGTTACATTGCCACTCACAATGGATGCTAGATTATCAGCACTGGCTGGATGGTTTGATGTTCATTTTCGA GGTAGTGCTCAAAACCCTGGGGTGGAGGAAATTGAATTAACTACAGCGCCAGATGAGCATGGTGGAACTCATTGGGGTCAGCAG GTATTCTTGCTGACTCCACCTCTGAGTGTGACTAAAGGAGACAATGTTAATGTCTCCTTCTCGATGGTTCGCTCAAAGGAAAATCATCGACTTATGGATATGGAGTTCACCTATGAATTGCATGAGTTATCTGGAAGGAAGCACCCAGCAGTCACAACCAAGATGTACTTAGAGTAG
- the LOC8070718 gene encoding baicalein 7-O-glucuronosyltransferase: MDMKPAQSNPRSFCIYAVTELIRPDSSSLNEKTEPASMCHQALLLNLCSEAEHIILLNSIQFVQRLMHDAVHLCPGTSLSGAVYPVGPVLALKPPASGDGGEQEQQVHECVRWLDAQPPASVVLLCFGSIGGSFASPQVREIAADALEQSGHRFLWVLRGPPPAGSKTAYPTDANLDELLPEGFLERTKDRGLVWPKWAPQKDISSIANPAVGGFVTHSDPKPAPLAYTETERL, from the exons ATGGACATGAAGCCTGCTCAATCTAACCCTCGTTCTTTTTGCATTTATGCTGTGACAGAGTTGATTAGGCCTGATTCATCATCGTTAAATGAAAAGACGGAACCGGCTTCCATGTGCCATCAGGCACTGTTACTGAACCTTTGCTCAGAAGCTGAGCATAT AATTTTGTTGAATTCAATTCAGTTTGTCCAAAGGCTGATGCATGATGCAGTTCATCTGTGCCCAGGAACTAGTCTAAGTG GGGCCGTCTACCCGGTAGGCCCCGTCCTGGCTCTCAAGCCGCCCGCgtccggcgacggcggcgagcaggagcagcaggtaCACGAGTGCGTGAGGTGGCTCGACGCACAGCCGCCGGCGTCCGTCGTGCTGCTCTGCTTTGGGAGCATAGGCGGTAGCTTCGCCTCGCCGCAGGTCCGAGAGATCGCCGCCGACGCCCTCGAGCAAAGCGGTCACCGCTTCCTGTGGGTACTCCGTGGTCCGCCGCCGGCCGGTTCGAAGACGGCGTACCCGACGGATGCCAACCTCGACGAGCTGCTCCCGGAAGGGTTCTTGGAGAGGACCAAGGACAGGGGTCTGGTGTGGCCCAAGTGGGCGCCGCAGAAGGACATCTCCTCGATAGCCAACCCTGCCGTCGGCGGCTTCGTGACCCACTCCGACCCAAAACCGGCTCCGCTTGCTTATACGGAAACCGAACGACTTTGA
- the LOC8070719 gene encoding uncharacterized protein LOC8070719 isoform X1 — MADDTSTSSGSCIRIYGPENFKDNFRIFKKEDEIRPVLAKIERIHDEVKLDNGLCFGLFDPATNILVNSVISNSEGAPPPPPLPPPRRAYAGRRRRRGWEEEDNGSRARAYMAQRSFDGLIAFLTCLFPYLPDAEALAYLDAAELDPLVAALVIISRRGIQDEFDLCSPITEAAAEVALRCSAAAAKHPDPRWFVQAWKKVLSPAVEALGDPAAPPSRETLGDAVRRALDAAAPDVLQLKGSWDLAKGRLAAASSKIYAAPPSKELPPVRAAMKRMLLATIHGLYVQALGRLPTAELRSRYHRSLLLGGYCYGPLDPVSNIIVNTIWYEQNFPTGKQFSVSMVSTQMLWRVAARSLYGLISFLCTRRQGLTPDEAVQCLLMTRADLQAADSNLSATLSADREKPLDFSDSSVFPDSPAAEESTRVASIVEAYTAAATAAFHSSPDPVPLAHPEFLAHQGFGSALEVLHARDGGPLSSEDISLLGGILQSCSSPNSKSHQQHDIAPKMVKNLVYYHMNQSSHRFWGKHERVTVMVGDALDKFNKTVAEGRLFELHIIFGFNEFVSGPVHSKEKVGAYNPWTPDKYSHTHINFLAICKDRPYDPPTIFFAECGKDGADTCWCVPIIPQQPKSEQPRCVYCEHRANRIVHPATESFHGLDEFDKLFYESDRKFYTNNRAIEDCRLDIDWVHGVEDGAIYLNYCPDGDDGDEADWIQIS; from the exons ATGGCCGACGACACATCAACCAGCAGCGGCAGCTGCATCCGCATCTACGGCCCGGAAAACTTCAAGGACAACTTCCGCATCTTCAAAAAGGAAGATGAGATCAGACCCGTTCTTGCCAAGATCGAGAGGATCCACGACGAGGTGAAGCTTGACAACGGATTGTGCTTCGGCCTCTTCGATCCCGCCACCAACATCCTCGTCAACAGCGTCATCTCCAACTCCGAAGGtgcccctccgccgccgccactgccgccgccgcggcgagcgTACGCAGGACGCCGGCGGCGCCGAGGATGGGAGGAGGAGGACAACGGCAGCAGGGCGCGTGCATACATGGCCCAGCGGTCGTTCGACGGCCTCATCGCCTTCCTGACCTGCCTCTTCCCTTACCTCCCCGACGCGGAGGCCCTGGCGTACCTCGACGCTGCCGAGCTGGACCCGCTCGTCGCCGCCCTCGTCATCATCAGCAGGCGCGGGATACAGGATGAATTCGACCTGTGCTCCCCGATCACCGAGGCGGCAGCAGAGGTCGCGCTCAGGTGTTCTGCGGCTGCCGCCAAGCACCCTGACCCGCGGTGGTTCGTGCAGGCCTGGAAGAAGGTGCTCTCGCCTGCCGTGGAAGCGCTCGGCGACCCTGCTGCGCCGCCATCACGCGAGACGCTGGGCGATGCAGTCCGCCGCGCGCTCGACGCGGCGGCACCGGATGTTCTTCAGCTGAAGGGATCGTGGGACCTCGCCAAGGGGCGTCTTGCGGCAGCAAGCTCCAAGATTTATGCAGCACCGCCGTCGAAAGAGCTGCCTCCTGTCCGAGCAGCCATGAAGCGGATGCTGCTTGCAACAATCCACGGGCTCTACGTGCAGGCGCTGGGCAGGCTGCCCACGGCGGAGCTGCGCAGTCGGTACCACCGCAGCTTGCTCCTCGGCGGCTACTGCTACGGCCCGCTGGATCCTGTATCTAATATCATCGTCAATACAATCTGGTACGAGCAAAATTTCCCGACGGGCAAACAATTTTCAGTATCCATGGTTAGCACTCAGATGCTGTGGCGTGTTGCAGCCCGGTCACTCTATGGCCTCATATCCTTTCTCTGCACTCGACGTCAAGGTCTCACGCCTGATGAAGCCGTGCAATGCCTGCTCATGACCAGAGCCGATTTGCAAGCGGCTGATTCTAACCTTTCTGCTACACTTAGTGCTGACAGAGAAAAACCTCTAGATTTTTCGGATTCCAGTGTATTTCCTGACAGTCCTGCAGCTGAAGAAAGCACACGAGTTGCCAGCATTGTTGAAGCTTATACTGCCGCGGCCACAGCTGCATTTCACTCCTCTCCTGACCCTGTCCCTCTTGCACACCCAGAGTTTCTTGCACATCAAGGGTTTGGGTCTGCCTTAGAGGTGTTGCATGCGCGTGATGGTGGTCCACTCTCCTCTGAAGATATTAGTTTGCTCGGGGGGATATTACAAAGTTGTTCCTCGCCTAATAGCAAGTCACACCAGCAACATGATATAGCCCCTAAAATGGTCAAGAACTTAGTGTATTATCATATGAATCAAAGCAGCCATAGGTTTTGGGGTAAGCATGAGCGAGTTACTGTTATGGTGGGAGATGCATTGGACAAATTCAACAAGACTGTTGCG GAGGGTCGCTTGTTTGAACTTCATATTATCTTtggtttcaatgagtttgtatctggCCCTGTGCACAGCAAGGAGAAAGTTGGAGCCTATAATCCATGGACTCCTGACAAATATTCTCACACCCATATTAACTTTTTGGCAATATGCAAAGACCGCCCATATGATCCTCCAACAATCTTCTTTGCTGAATGTGGCAAAGATGGCGCTGATACCTGTTGGTGTGTCCCTATAATTCCGCAGCAACCAAAATCTG AACAACCTCGTTGCGTGTACTGTGAGCATCGAGCTAACAGGATTGTGCATCCAGCTACGGAGAGTTTCCACGGTCTTGACGAGTTTGATAAGCTATTTTATGAATCAGATCGAAAATTCTATACCAATAATCGGGCCATCGAAGATTGTAGATTAGATATAGATTGGGTCCATGGTGTGGAAGACGGTGCCATCTACCTTAACTACTGCCcagatggtgatgatggtgacgaAGCTGATTGGATACAGATTTCCTAA
- the LOC8070719 gene encoding uncharacterized protein LOC8070719 isoform X2 has translation MADDTSTSSGSCIRIYGPENFKDNFRIFKKEDEIRPVLAKIERIHDEVKLDNGLCFGLFDPATNILVNSVISNSEGAPPPPPLPPPRRAYAGRRRRRGWEEEDNGSRARAYMAQRSFDGLIAFLTCLFPYLPDAEALAYLDAAELDPLVAALVIISRRGIQDEFDLCSPITEAAAEVALRCSAAAAKHPDPRWFVQAWKKVLSPAVEALGDPAAPPSRETLGDAVRRALDAAAPDVLQLKGSWDLAKGRLAAASSKIYAAPPSKELPPVRAAMKRMLLATIHGLYVQALGRLPTAELRSRYHRSLLLGGYCYGPLDPVSNIIVNTICPVTLWPHILSLHSTSRSHA, from the exons ATGGCCGACGACACATCAACCAGCAGCGGCAGCTGCATCCGCATCTACGGCCCGGAAAACTTCAAGGACAACTTCCGCATCTTCAAAAAGGAAGATGAGATCAGACCCGTTCTTGCCAAGATCGAGAGGATCCACGACGAGGTGAAGCTTGACAACGGATTGTGCTTCGGCCTCTTCGATCCCGCCACCAACATCCTCGTCAACAGCGTCATCTCCAACTCCGAAGGtgcccctccgccgccgccactgccgccgccgcggcgagcgTACGCAGGACGCCGGCGGCGCCGAGGATGGGAGGAGGAGGACAACGGCAGCAGGGCGCGTGCATACATGGCCCAGCGGTCGTTCGACGGCCTCATCGCCTTCCTGACCTGCCTCTTCCCTTACCTCCCCGACGCGGAGGCCCTGGCGTACCTCGACGCTGCCGAGCTGGACCCGCTCGTCGCCGCCCTCGTCATCATCAGCAGGCGCGGGATACAGGATGAATTCGACCTGTGCTCCCCGATCACCGAGGCGGCAGCAGAGGTCGCGCTCAGGTGTTCTGCGGCTGCCGCCAAGCACCCTGACCCGCGGTGGTTCGTGCAGGCCTGGAAGAAGGTGCTCTCGCCTGCCGTGGAAGCGCTCGGCGACCCTGCTGCGCCGCCATCACGCGAGACGCTGGGCGATGCAGTCCGCCGCGCGCTCGACGCGGCGGCACCGGATGTTCTTCAGCTGAAGGGATCGTGGGACCTCGCCAAGGGGCGTCTTGCGGCAGCAAGCTCCAAGATTTATGCAGCACCGCCGTCGAAAGAGCTGCCTCCTGTCCGAGCAGCCATGAAGCGGATGCTGCTTGCAACAATCCACGGGCTCTACGTGCAGGCGCTGGGCAGGCTGCCCACGGCGGAGCTGCGCAGTCGGTACCACCGCAGCTTGCTCCTCGGCGGCTACTGCTACGGCCCGCTGGATCCTGTATCTAATATCATCGTCAATACAATCTG CCCGGTCACTCTATGGCCTCATATCCTTTCTCTGCACTCGACGTCAAGGTCTCACGCCTGA
- the LOC8070720 gene encoding probable 1-deoxy-D-xylulose-5-phosphate synthase, chloroplastic isoform X1: MDTAFLRPPLARNLVYDEFAVLHPTSYPFHTLRYLRCNPMYSRPLLTTSPASPSRGLTQRMAALPDVDDFFWEKDPTPILDTIDAPIHLKNLSSKELKQLADEVRSEIAFIMSRKCQPCGPGRSVVELTIAIHYVFNAPMDKILWDAGQHAYAHKILTGRRSQFHTIKQKNGLSGFTSRFESEYDPFGAGHGCNSLSAGLGMAVARDINGRKNRIVTVISNWTTMAGQVYEAMGHAGFLDSNMVVILNDSCHTLLPKADGRPKMSVNAFSSALSKIQSSKGFRRFREAAKGLAKWFGKGMHEFAAKVDEYARGMIGPHGATLFEELGLYYIGPIDGRNIDDLICVLKEVASLDSTGPVLVHVITGTESDTDGNIRSEITASEEGPSNSSNDLLKFLETGLSRTYNDCFVEALTAEAENDKRIVVVHGGMGMDRSLRLFQSRFPDRFFDLGIAEQHAVTFSAGLACGGLKPFCIIPSTFLQRAYDQIVEDVDMQKIPVRFAITNAGLVGSEGPTNSGPFDITFMSCLPNMIVMSPSNEDELIDMVATAAMIEDKPICFRYPRGAIVGTSGTLTYGNPLEIGKGEILVEGKEIAFLGYGEVVQRCLIARSLLSNFGIQATVANARFCKPLDIDLIRTLCQQHSFLITVEEGTVGGFGSHVSQFISLDGLLDGRIKWRPIVLPDRYIEHASLAEQLDLAGLTAHHIAATALTLLGRHRDALLLMK; this comes from the exons ATGGACACGGCGTTTCTGCGCCCTCCGCTCGCTCGTAATCTGGTTTATGACGAGTTTGCCGTTCTGCACCCCACAAGCTACCCTTTTCACACTCTTCGGTATTTGAGATGCAACCCGATGTATTCAAGACCGCTGCTAACAACATCACCAGCTTCACCATCAAGG GGCTTGACTCAGAGAATGGCCGCACTACCtgatgttgatgatttcttctgGGAGAAGGATCCTACTCCGATCCTGGACACAATTGATGCACCCATCCATTTGAAAAATTTATCTAGTAAG GAGCTCAAGCAGTTAGCCGACGAAGTTCGTTCTGAAATAGCTTTCATAATGTCCAGAAAATGCCAACCATGTGGTCCTGGTCGCTCAGTTGTGGAGCTGACAATTGCTATACATTATGTGTTCAATGCCCCAATGGATAAGATACTATGGGATGCTGGTCAACAT GCGTATGCGCACAAGATTCTCACAGGAAGGCGCTCTCAATTTCATACTATTAAACAGAAAAATGGCCTTTCCGGGTTCACGTCGCGTTTTGAGAGCGAGTATGATCCCTTTGGTGCTGGACATGGATGCAATAGTCTATCTGCTGGCCTTG GGATGGCGGTTGCAAGGGATATAAATGGGAGAAAAAATCGAATAGTGACAGTAATAAGTAATTGGACAACCATGGCTGGCCAGGTGTACGAGGCAATGGGTCATGCTGGTTTCCTCGATTCCAACATGGTAGTTATTCTAAATGATAGCTGCCATACCTTGCTTCCTAAAGCCGATGGCCGGCCAAAGATGTCAGTCAATGCCTTCTCTAGTGCTCTCAGCAAGATTCAATCCAGCAAAGGATTTAGAAGGTTTAGGGAGGCTGCAAAG GGACTTGCCAAATGGTTTGGCAAAGGAATGCATGAATTTGCTGCCAAAGTtgatgagtatgctcgtggtatGATAGGTCCTCATGGAGCAACTCTTTTTGAAGAACTTGGATTATATTATATCGGTCCTATTGATGGGCGCAACATTGATGATCTCATCTGTGTACTAAAGGAGGTTGCAAGCCTAGATTCAACTGGCCCAGTACTTGTACATGTAATTACTGGGACTGAAAGTGACACTGATGGAAATATTAGAAGTGAAATAACTGCAAGTGAGGAAG GGCCTTCAAATTCGAGCAATGATCTtcttaaatttttagaaactGGACTTTCTAGGACATATAATGACTGCTTTGTAGAAGCACTAACAGCAGAAGCAGAGAATGACAAGCGCATTGTGGTAGTTCATGGCGGCATGGGAATGGATCGGTCACTCCGCTTATTCCAGTCTAGGTTCCCAGACAGATTTTTTGACTTGGGCATCGCTGAGCAACATGCTGTTACCTTTTCTGCTGGTTTGGCCTGTGGAGGTTTAAAGCCTTTCTGCATAATTCCATCCACATTTCTTCAGCGAGCATATGATCAG ATAGTTGAAGATGTGGACATGCAAAAGATACCAGTTCGATTTGCTATCACAAATGCTGGTCTGGTGGGATCTGAGGGCCCAACTAACTCAGGACCATTTGATATTACATTCATGTCATGCTTGCCaaacatgattgtcatgtcaccATCTAATGAGGATGAACTTATTGACATGgtggcaacagctgcaatgaTTGAGGACAAACCTATTTGCTTCCGCTATCCTAGGGGTGCCATTGTTGGGACTAGTGGAACTTTAACATATGGGAATCCGCTTGAG ATTGGTAAAGGAGAGATTCTTGTCGAGGGAAAAGAGATAGCTTTTCTTGGCTATGGCGAGGTGGTCCAGAGATGCTTGATTGCTCGATCTCTTTTGTCTAACTTTGGCATTCAGGCGACAGTTGCAAATGCGAGATTTTGCAAGCCACTTGACATCGATCTAATCAGAACGCTATGTCAGCAGCACAGTTTTCTTATCACAGTTGAAGAAGGAACAGTTGGTGGCTTTGGATCACATGTCTCTCAGTTTATTTCACTTGATGGTCTACTTGATGGCCGAATAAAG TGGAGACCCATTGTGCTACCAGACAGGTACATTGAACACGCTTCACTGGCGGAGCAACTTGACTTGGCTGGCCTAACTGCCCATCACATAGCTGCAACTGCATTGACCCTCCTAGGGCGTCATCGTGATGCACTTCTGTTGATGAAGTAG
- the LOC8070720 gene encoding probable 1-deoxy-D-xylulose-5-phosphate synthase, chloroplastic isoform X2, with the protein MSRKCQPCGPGRSVVELTIAIHYVFNAPMDKILWDAGQHAYAHKILTGRRSQFHTIKQKNGLSGFTSRFESEYDPFGAGHGCNSLSAGLGMAVARDINGRKNRIVTVISNWTTMAGQVYEAMGHAGFLDSNMVVILNDSCHTLLPKADGRPKMSVNAFSSALSKIQSSKGFRRFREAAKGLAKWFGKGMHEFAAKVDEYARGMIGPHGATLFEELGLYYIGPIDGRNIDDLICVLKEVASLDSTGPVLVHVITGTESDTDGNIRSEITASEEGPSNSSNDLLKFLETGLSRTYNDCFVEALTAEAENDKRIVVVHGGMGMDRSLRLFQSRFPDRFFDLGIAEQHAVTFSAGLACGGLKPFCIIPSTFLQRAYDQIVEDVDMQKIPVRFAITNAGLVGSEGPTNSGPFDITFMSCLPNMIVMSPSNEDELIDMVATAAMIEDKPICFRYPRGAIVGTSGTLTYGNPLEIGKGEILVEGKEIAFLGYGEVVQRCLIARSLLSNFGIQATVANARFCKPLDIDLIRTLCQQHSFLITVEEGTVGGFGSHVSQFISLDGLLDGRIKWRPIVLPDRYIEHASLAEQLDLAGLTAHHIAATALTLLGRHRDALLLMK; encoded by the exons ATGTCCAGAAAATGCCAACCATGTGGTCCTGGTCGCTCAGTTGTGGAGCTGACAATTGCTATACATTATGTGTTCAATGCCCCAATGGATAAGATACTATGGGATGCTGGTCAACAT GCGTATGCGCACAAGATTCTCACAGGAAGGCGCTCTCAATTTCATACTATTAAACAGAAAAATGGCCTTTCCGGGTTCACGTCGCGTTTTGAGAGCGAGTATGATCCCTTTGGTGCTGGACATGGATGCAATAGTCTATCTGCTGGCCTTG GGATGGCGGTTGCAAGGGATATAAATGGGAGAAAAAATCGAATAGTGACAGTAATAAGTAATTGGACAACCATGGCTGGCCAGGTGTACGAGGCAATGGGTCATGCTGGTTTCCTCGATTCCAACATGGTAGTTATTCTAAATGATAGCTGCCATACCTTGCTTCCTAAAGCCGATGGCCGGCCAAAGATGTCAGTCAATGCCTTCTCTAGTGCTCTCAGCAAGATTCAATCCAGCAAAGGATTTAGAAGGTTTAGGGAGGCTGCAAAG GGACTTGCCAAATGGTTTGGCAAAGGAATGCATGAATTTGCTGCCAAAGTtgatgagtatgctcgtggtatGATAGGTCCTCATGGAGCAACTCTTTTTGAAGAACTTGGATTATATTATATCGGTCCTATTGATGGGCGCAACATTGATGATCTCATCTGTGTACTAAAGGAGGTTGCAAGCCTAGATTCAACTGGCCCAGTACTTGTACATGTAATTACTGGGACTGAAAGTGACACTGATGGAAATATTAGAAGTGAAATAACTGCAAGTGAGGAAG GGCCTTCAAATTCGAGCAATGATCTtcttaaatttttagaaactGGACTTTCTAGGACATATAATGACTGCTTTGTAGAAGCACTAACAGCAGAAGCAGAGAATGACAAGCGCATTGTGGTAGTTCATGGCGGCATGGGAATGGATCGGTCACTCCGCTTATTCCAGTCTAGGTTCCCAGACAGATTTTTTGACTTGGGCATCGCTGAGCAACATGCTGTTACCTTTTCTGCTGGTTTGGCCTGTGGAGGTTTAAAGCCTTTCTGCATAATTCCATCCACATTTCTTCAGCGAGCATATGATCAG ATAGTTGAAGATGTGGACATGCAAAAGATACCAGTTCGATTTGCTATCACAAATGCTGGTCTGGTGGGATCTGAGGGCCCAACTAACTCAGGACCATTTGATATTACATTCATGTCATGCTTGCCaaacatgattgtcatgtcaccATCTAATGAGGATGAACTTATTGACATGgtggcaacagctgcaatgaTTGAGGACAAACCTATTTGCTTCCGCTATCCTAGGGGTGCCATTGTTGGGACTAGTGGAACTTTAACATATGGGAATCCGCTTGAG ATTGGTAAAGGAGAGATTCTTGTCGAGGGAAAAGAGATAGCTTTTCTTGGCTATGGCGAGGTGGTCCAGAGATGCTTGATTGCTCGATCTCTTTTGTCTAACTTTGGCATTCAGGCGACAGTTGCAAATGCGAGATTTTGCAAGCCACTTGACATCGATCTAATCAGAACGCTATGTCAGCAGCACAGTTTTCTTATCACAGTTGAAGAAGGAACAGTTGGTGGCTTTGGATCACATGTCTCTCAGTTTATTTCACTTGATGGTCTACTTGATGGCCGAATAAAG TGGAGACCCATTGTGCTACCAGACAGGTACATTGAACACGCTTCACTGGCGGAGCAACTTGACTTGGCTGGCCTAACTGCCCATCACATAGCTGCAACTGCATTGACCCTCCTAGGGCGTCATCGTGATGCACTTCTGTTGATGAAGTAG
- the LOC8068761 gene encoding superoxide dismutase [Fe] 2, chloroplastic translates to MAASALHLRLLPSPPASVKLQQRQLRSLSPRIQRQGGLSRRFSKVVSYYGLTTPPYKLDALEPYMSKRTVELHWGKHHQDYVDGLNKQLATSPLYGYTLEDLIKEAYNNGNPLPEYNNAAQVWNHHFFWESMQPEGGGVPVGGVLQQIEKDFGSFTNFREEFIRSALQLLGSGWVWLVLKRNERKLSVVHTRNAISPLAFGDIPIISLDLWEHAYYLDYKDDRLAYITNFMDHLISWDTVTLRMMRAESFVNLGEPTIPEA, encoded by the exons ATGGCGGCTTCCGCGCTCCACCTTCGCCTCCTCccctcgccgccggcgagtgTGAAGCTTCAGCAGCGACAGCTGCGCTCGTTGAGCCCC AGAATACAGAGACAGGGTGGACTATCTCGAAGATTTTCGAAAGTTGTGTCCTATTACGGTCTCACAACTCCACCATATAAACTG GATGCTCTGGAACCTTATATGAGCAAGAGAACAGTTGAACTTCACTGGGGTAAGCACCATCAAGATTACGTGGATGGCTTGAATAAGCAGCTGGCTACCAGCCCTCTGTATGGATACACTCTGGAGGATCTGATAAAAGAAGCCTACAACAATGGCAATCCATTACCAGAGTATAACAATGCAGCACAG GTCTGGAACCATCACTTCTTCTGGGAATCAATGCAACCAGAAGGTGGTGGCGTACCTGTGGGAGGTGTGCTGCAGCAGATTGAAAAGGATTTTGGCTCGTTTACTAATTTTAGGGAAGAGTTTATCCGCTCAGCTTTACAACTATTGGGATCTGGTTGGGTTTGGCTTGTCT TGAAGAGAAATGAGAGAAAACTTTCAGTGGTTCATACACGAAATGCTATCTCCCCACTTGCTTTTGGCGATATT CCAATCATCAGCCTAGACTTATGGGAG CATGCTTACTACTTAGACTACAAG GATGATAGGCTAGCatatattacaaactttatggaCCATCTCATCTCTTGGGATACTGTCACTCTACGCATGATGCGTGCAGAGTCTTTTGTGAACCTTGGTGAGCCAACTATCCCGGAGGCATGA